One window from the genome of Cyclobacterium amurskyense encodes:
- a CDS encoding DUF349 domain-containing protein: MTEHPFGYIIGEKIYLKGFLGQEDRVIGEVKEDEASTFRYFEDRFEAVKQKVEKLKSDIQENQNKGSFLMKLIHLKSSLMTFDGLGDFPALIKELEEQEAFLEEIIQSNRQKNLEIKKELIQEAEKYKESTDWKETSEVFKELKLKWLKTGPVEKEFEEEINEQFQDILDVFYGNRKNFFDGLALQAEQNIKVYENLLEQAREAHDMADVKTAFEISKKIQKEWKTSGRVPASKRQPIWDEFSKLNNRIFSKFKRMSQNMPKLSPGLIIKKIERWSEEMRLMSKGPVDESKVNHAKKLQAEWKKLPPKKPRNAQQSIGTFVFFSEIIFEKSFLENLCHSKYEGFADMTDAEQNTLKVNLLKDLIARDERELITVKENAENFRSQEGEFDQMMRKKIAAHKRKVDVKKSILKELTNN, translated from the coding sequence ATGACTGAGCATCCATTTGGATATATTATAGGAGAAAAAATCTATCTGAAAGGCTTTTTAGGCCAGGAAGATCGTGTAATAGGAGAGGTTAAAGAAGACGAAGCCTCTACCTTCCGGTATTTCGAAGATAGATTTGAAGCTGTAAAACAAAAGGTAGAAAAACTAAAAAGTGATATTCAGGAGAATCAAAATAAAGGTTCTTTTCTGATGAAACTGATCCACCTTAAATCCTCCCTAATGACATTTGATGGATTGGGAGATTTCCCTGCCCTGATAAAAGAATTGGAAGAACAAGAGGCTTTTCTTGAAGAAATCATTCAATCCAACAGACAAAAAAACCTGGAGATAAAGAAAGAGCTTATCCAAGAGGCTGAAAAGTACAAGGAAAGCACTGACTGGAAAGAAACTTCAGAGGTCTTTAAGGAATTGAAGCTAAAATGGCTTAAAACCGGCCCTGTAGAGAAAGAATTCGAAGAAGAGATCAATGAACAGTTTCAGGACATTTTAGACGTTTTTTACGGCAACCGTAAAAACTTTTTTGACGGACTGGCATTACAAGCAGAACAAAACATCAAGGTTTACGAAAACCTGTTGGAACAAGCCAGAGAAGCGCATGACATGGCAGATGTAAAAACTGCCTTTGAGATCAGTAAGAAGATTCAAAAGGAATGGAAGACCTCAGGTCGTGTTCCTGCTTCAAAAAGACAGCCTATTTGGGATGAATTTTCCAAATTAAACAACCGCATATTCAGCAAGTTCAAACGAATGAGTCAGAATATGCCAAAACTCAGCCCCGGACTTATCATAAAAAAGATCGAAAGATGGTCTGAGGAAATGAGACTAATGTCTAAAGGACCTGTTGATGAGAGCAAAGTCAACCACGCAAAGAAGCTGCAGGCTGAGTGGAAAAAACTTCCTCCAAAAAAACCAAGGAATGCACAACAAAGTATTGGTACTTTCGTATTCTTTTCAGAAATCATTTTTGAAAAATCATTCCTTGAAAATCTTTGCCATTCCAAATATGAAGGATTTGCTGACATGACCGATGCTGAGCAAAACACCCTTAAAGTAAACTTACTGAAGGACCTAATTGCACGGGATGAGCGAGAACTAATTACAGTAAAAGAAAATGCGGAAAACTTCCGAAGCCAGGAAGGCGAATTTGACCAAATGATGCGGAAAAAAATCGCTGCCCACAAACGAAAGGTTGATGTCAAGAAAAGTATTTTAAAAGAACTTACAAACAATTAA
- a CDS encoding DUF2795 domain-containing protein → MYWTLELASYLEDAPWPATKDELIDFAIRSGAPLEVVENLQELEDDGEPYENIEEIWPDYPTKDDFFFNEDEY, encoded by the coding sequence ATGTATTGGACTTTAGAACTTGCCTCCTATTTGGAAGACGCTCCGTGGCCAGCCACCAAGGATGAGTTAATTGATTTTGCTATTCGCTCTGGAGCACCTTTAGAGGTTGTCGAAAACCTCCAAGAGCTCGAAGACGATGGTGAACCTTATGAAAACATTGAGGAAATATGGCCTGACTATCCAACAAAAGACGATTTCTTCTTTAATGAAGACGAATATTAA
- a CDS encoding LytR/AlgR family response regulator transcription factor — MIRCLIVDDEPLAQDLLQDYLADFPDIEVLGKCNDGFEAFKAIGELKPDLLFLDIEMPKITGFELLELLENPPKVIFTTAYDSYAIKAFELQAIDYLLKPFSKDRLAQAIGRSIEETGLSTQAKMGKVREDLPEDGFLKRVVVKTGNRIEVINANNIVSFSSDGDYVRINSEGKVYLKLGTMAYYEKMLDPHAFIRIHRSHLVNISAISKIEPYQKENYLIFLKDRTQLPVSKKGMVKLKKALRI, encoded by the coding sequence ATGATACGATGTTTGATTGTTGATGATGAGCCCTTGGCCCAGGATTTACTTCAGGATTATTTGGCCGATTTTCCTGATATCGAAGTACTGGGAAAATGTAACGATGGCTTTGAGGCCTTCAAAGCGATAGGAGAACTTAAACCTGATTTGCTGTTTTTGGATATAGAAATGCCTAAAATAACCGGCTTTGAACTATTGGAGCTTTTAGAGAATCCTCCCAAAGTGATTTTTACCACTGCCTATGATAGCTATGCGATCAAGGCTTTTGAATTGCAAGCCATTGATTACCTTTTAAAGCCATTCTCTAAAGACAGGTTGGCCCAAGCTATAGGAAGAAGCATTGAGGAGACGGGGCTTTCTACTCAGGCTAAAATGGGTAAGGTAAGGGAGGATTTGCCTGAAGATGGGTTTTTAAAGAGGGTTGTTGTAAAGACAGGCAATAGGATAGAAGTAATCAACGCAAATAATATTGTATCATTTAGTTCTGATGGGGATTACGTAAGGATCAATTCGGAAGGGAAAGTTTACCTGAAATTAGGAACGATGGCTTATTACGAAAAAATGCTTGATCCACATGCTTTCATCCGCATCCACCGTTCTCATCTGGTGAATATCTCGGCAATAAGCAAAATTGAGCCCTACCAAAAAGAAAACTACCTTATCTTTCTTAAAGATAGAACGCAGTTACCTGTTAGTAAAAAAGGAATGGTGAAACTAAAAAAGGCTTTACGGATATAA
- a CDS encoding sensor histidine kinase, with protein MEKSHESYLINDNYGDHVIFLLTVFAGVFGSTYYWQGNLEWSTVDALLSTITLGIGVFLIRLMLNYYPVGKIKSWPTILFSLTIAGILTFLNRLLWESGWLDYTDALALFDTTIFLRGTVITLLLHLIGLIVLSDKSSTKDLNMLQQEEIRQKLSTDAELHYLRQQMQPHFLFNSLNSINALLLRDPERAREMVQGLADFYRGNLKMDPKKWEQVDNEMKIIGQYLKLEKIRFGHRLKYEINLPENPSTLKLPSLMVQGLVENAVKHGLYGVTGDVLIQIDVSQKDNDLLISVHNPCDGDLGQASGTGFGLESLQRRLFLVFGRKDLLEYQEVDGQFTATLKIPQLR; from the coding sequence ATGGAAAAGTCACATGAATCCTATTTGATCAATGATAATTATGGAGACCATGTGATTTTTCTTTTGACGGTTTTTGCTGGGGTCTTTGGCAGTACCTACTATTGGCAAGGTAACTTGGAGTGGAGTACTGTTGATGCCTTGCTTAGCACCATCACTCTTGGAATAGGTGTTTTTCTTATAAGGTTAATGTTGAATTATTATCCTGTTGGAAAGATAAAAAGTTGGCCGACAATTTTATTTTCTCTCACTATAGCGGGTATACTTACCTTTTTGAATCGATTGTTATGGGAGTCCGGTTGGTTGGATTATACCGATGCTCTTGCACTGTTTGACACTACTATTTTTCTTAGGGGCACAGTTATTACTTTACTACTGCATCTTATAGGGTTAATTGTCTTGTCGGACAAGTCTAGTACCAAAGATTTAAATATGCTTCAACAAGAGGAGATTCGGCAGAAACTGTCCACTGATGCTGAACTTCATTACCTGCGTCAGCAAATGCAGCCTCATTTCCTTTTTAACAGTTTAAATTCCATCAATGCCTTATTGCTAAGAGATCCAGAGAGGGCTAGAGAGATGGTTCAGGGGCTCGCTGATTTTTATAGAGGAAATCTGAAGATGGATCCAAAAAAGTGGGAGCAGGTGGATAATGAAATGAAAATCATTGGTCAATACCTTAAATTGGAAAAAATTCGGTTTGGCCATAGGTTGAAGTATGAAATAAATTTACCTGAAAATCCATCCACTTTAAAATTACCTTCTCTAATGGTGCAAGGGCTTGTCGAAAATGCAGTAAAGCATGGGCTTTATGGTGTTACTGGTGATGTTTTAATCCAAATTGATGTTAGTCAGAAGGACAATGATCTCCTGATTTCCGTACATAATCCCTGTGATGGTGATTTAGGTCAGGCCTCTGGAACTGGTTTTGGGTTGGAAAGTCTACAGAGAAGATTATTTCTTGTTTTTGGCCGTAAAGATTTGCTTGAATATCAGGAAGTCGACGGTCAGTTTACCGCTACCTTAAAAATACCTCAATTAAGATGA
- a CDS encoding LiaF transmembrane domain-containing protein — protein MNDKRNGNFVLGVLILVIGSLLLLKQLGFFIPYWIFSWPMILIAIGIYTGYKSRFQNTGSIIMILIGGFFLLRNTFFLPYHIGALLFPIGLIVLGLYIIVKKNRSKPFNMAGWEKGFDQSTSEDLGTLGHDSSNYIKVDAFLTGIKRKVMSKNFKGGEVTSVFGGSNIDLMHADIQDQAVLKVSVAFGGLKLIVPPHWDVQLGVSNLAAGIDDKRYGQQANTQSPEKRLILTGTVLFGGIEITSY, from the coding sequence ATGAATGATAAAAGAAATGGAAATTTCGTATTAGGGGTATTGATTTTAGTAATAGGGTCATTACTATTGTTAAAGCAGTTGGGCTTTTTTATCCCATATTGGATTTTTTCTTGGCCTATGATATTAATTGCAATTGGGATTTATACAGGCTATAAAAGTAGATTTCAGAATACAGGTTCTATAATCATGATTTTAATAGGTGGTTTTTTCCTATTGAGAAACACGTTTTTTCTTCCCTACCACATAGGTGCATTGTTATTTCCTATAGGATTGATTGTATTGGGGTTATACATTATTGTTAAGAAAAACAGATCCAAGCCCTTTAATATGGCTGGATGGGAAAAGGGCTTTGACCAAAGTACTTCCGAGGATTTAGGTACCTTAGGTCATGACAGTTCTAATTACATAAAAGTAGATGCCTTTCTTACCGGGATAAAGCGAAAGGTTATGTCCAAGAACTTTAAAGGGGGAGAAGTAACCAGTGTTTTTGGTGGTTCGAATATAGACTTAATGCATGCTGATATTCAAGACCAGGCGGTATTGAAGGTTTCGGTCGCATTTGGTGGATTAAAATTAATTGTGCCTCCGCACTGGGATGTGCAGTTGGGCGTGAGTAACCTGGCAGCAGGTATAGATGATAAAAGGTATGGACAGCAGGCAAATACCCAATCCCCTGAAAAGAGATTAATCCTTACAGGAACAGTCCTTTTTGGAGGGATAGAAATTACTTCCTACTAA
- a CDS encoding 2-C-methyl-D-erythritol 4-phosphate cytidylyltransferase, producing MLKDQEKYAIVVAGGAGVRMGGDIPKQFLPIGGLPVLMHTLKKFKAYNEGLHLVLVLPENQFEYWKGLCVKSGFNVPHKLVKGGASRFRSVQNGLDSIAEKEGLVAIHDGVRPFVSKEVIHKSFTAAAKYGSAIAVVPLKDSIRSIDSNGSSQFKNRDNYRLVQTPQTFQLNKIKKAFSTEEKSYFTDDATVYENMGWEVHLIAGNPENIKLTTPEDLSYADYLIGLNGKAN from the coding sequence ATGCTAAAGGATCAAGAAAAATATGCCATTGTAGTTGCAGGAGGAGCAGGAGTAAGGATGGGAGGAGATATACCCAAGCAATTTTTGCCCATAGGTGGTTTACCTGTATTGATGCACACCTTGAAAAAATTCAAGGCTTATAATGAAGGACTTCATCTAGTTTTGGTATTGCCTGAGAATCAATTTGAATATTGGAAGGGTTTATGCGTGAAATCTGGTTTCAATGTCCCACATAAACTAGTAAAAGGAGGGGCTAGTAGGTTTAGATCTGTTCAGAATGGATTGGATAGCATAGCGGAGAAGGAAGGCTTGGTGGCTATTCATGATGGGGTACGCCCGTTTGTATCTAAGGAGGTGATTCACAAGAGCTTTACAGCAGCAGCCAAATATGGAAGTGCCATCGCTGTGGTGCCTTTAAAAGATTCCATAAGAAGTATTGATTCAAATGGATCTTCTCAATTCAAAAATAGAGACAACTACCGATTAGTACAGACCCCACAAACATTCCAATTGAATAAAATAAAAAAAGCATTCAGCACTGAAGAAAAATCCTATTTTACTGACGATGCTACTGTATATGAAAACATGGGGTGGGAAGTACATTTGATTGCAGGGAATCCAGAAAATATTAAATTAACCACACCTGAAGATTTGAGTTATGCTGATTATTTAATTGGCTTAAATGGTAAAGCCAATTAA
- a CDS encoding metal-dependent transcriptional regulator, whose product MTNSQSIENYLKVIFNQAIATDDVNTTSIAQALEVSLPSVNSMVKKLAGMGLLEYEKYKPLKITAKGRKMAAMIIRKHRLTEMYLVEKMGFGWEEVHEIAEQLEHIQSNAFFDRMDEILGYPERDPHGSPIPTSNGEIATQKFRLLSDCQPNELVTLKALSKTSDEFLKYLNSKGLALGVEVEILEVEAYDKNMKVAYGGQEEVLSALVCSKLLVS is encoded by the coding sequence ATGACCAATAGCCAATCCATAGAGAATTACCTTAAAGTAATTTTTAACCAAGCCATAGCGACTGATGACGTTAACACTACTAGTATAGCCCAGGCTTTAGAAGTCAGTCTGCCTTCCGTAAACAGCATGGTTAAAAAATTAGCCGGAATGGGTTTGCTGGAGTATGAAAAATACAAGCCGCTTAAAATTACAGCCAAAGGCAGAAAAATGGCTGCCATGATTATTAGGAAGCACAGGCTAACAGAAATGTATTTGGTTGAGAAAATGGGCTTTGGATGGGAAGAGGTACATGAGATAGCCGAACAACTAGAGCATATTCAGTCCAATGCCTTCTTTGACAGAATGGATGAAATTCTAGGCTACCCTGAACGCGATCCACACGGCTCGCCTATACCTACAAGTAATGGAGAAATTGCCACACAAAAATTTAGGTTGCTTTCAGATTGCCAACCCAATGAACTGGTGACTTTAAAGGCTTTAAGCAAAACTTCTGATGAGTTTTTAAAGTACCTCAATAGCAAAGGTCTGGCTTTAGGTGTAGAGGTAGAGATTCTGGAAGTAGAGGCTTATGACAAGAACATGAAAGTAGCTTATGGTGGTCAAGAAGAAGTGTTGTCCGCATTGGTATGTTCTAAACTTCTGGTAAGTTGA
- a CDS encoding ZIP family metal transporter, which translates to MFDIIVDYLSSISPAYAALIATTFTWFVTAVGAAFVFFFKKMNRPFLDTMMGFTGGVMIAASFWSLLAPAINMSEGESFVKVMPAAIGFLGGALFIFVLDKILPHVHINFKKTEGIKTPWQRTTLLVLAITMHNIPEGLAVGVLFGGAASGVPEASIAGAVILAIGIGLQNLPEGIAVAVPLRRMGMSRRKSFLMGQASALVEPVAGVLGAVAVSLFTPILPYALAFAAGAMIFVVIEEVVPESQQDGNTDMATMGFIGGFIIMMVLDVALG; encoded by the coding sequence ATGTTTGACATTATTGTTGACTACCTAAGTAGTATTTCTCCGGCATACGCTGCTTTGATTGCAACCACATTTACTTGGTTTGTCACCGCCGTTGGGGCTGCTTTCGTGTTTTTCTTTAAGAAAATGAACAGGCCTTTCCTAGACACAATGATGGGATTTACCGGTGGAGTAATGATAGCTGCCAGCTTCTGGAGTCTTTTGGCACCAGCCATCAATATGAGTGAAGGAGAGAGCTTTGTTAAAGTTATGCCTGCAGCCATAGGTTTTTTAGGAGGCGCATTGTTTATTTTTGTTTTGGATAAAATCCTTCCACATGTCCATATCAATTTCAAGAAAACAGAAGGTATCAAAACCCCTTGGCAGAGGACAACCCTATTGGTTCTTGCCATTACAATGCACAATATTCCTGAAGGATTAGCGGTAGGTGTTTTGTTTGGAGGAGCAGCCTCTGGTGTTCCTGAAGCAAGCATTGCAGGAGCTGTTATTTTAGCAATAGGTATAGGCTTACAAAACCTCCCTGAAGGAATCGCTGTAGCTGTTCCACTGAGAAGAATGGGAATGAGCAGAAGAAAGAGCTTTCTGATGGGACAGGCCTCTGCCTTGGTAGAACCAGTTGCAGGTGTATTGGGCGCCGTAGCTGTTTCACTTTTCACTCCCATTCTGCCTTATGCTTTGGCATTTGCTGCAGGAGCCATGATATTTGTTGTGATAGAAGAAGTAGTACCTGAATCCCAGCAGGATGGCAATACCGACATGGCCACAATGGGCTTTATCGGTGGTTTTATCATCATGATGGTTTTAGATGTAGCCCTCGGTTAA
- a CDS encoding 2-hydroxyacid dehydrogenase, whose translation MKVFINKIIPEIGFKLLDEVGIAYTVWKEKPILDRGQAIQFCKGHDAFISVGQAGLDADFFKECNHLKVVALHSVGFDGVDIKAATENGVPVGNTPNVLNKATAETALLLMLTVARKALYLHNKIKKGEWGASQPTQDLGFDLAGKTLGIVGLGRIGTELAKIVTQSWGMKILYHNRSTNDEAEKELGAKKVSMDELLVQSDVVSVHTALTPETKGMFGMEQFKKMKPTAIFINTARGGVHKEDELTEALRQRIIWGAGLDVTNPEPMSKDNPLLEMENAVVFPHIGSATKETRDEMSRCAVENVIAGLKGDPLPYPVNPEVCQGK comes from the coding sequence ATGAAAGTTTTTATAAATAAAATTATCCCTGAAATAGGTTTTAAATTGCTTGATGAGGTAGGTATTGCCTATACCGTGTGGAAGGAAAAACCAATACTGGATAGGGGGCAAGCCATTCAGTTTTGCAAAGGACATGATGCTTTTATTAGCGTTGGCCAAGCGGGTCTGGATGCTGATTTTTTCAAAGAATGCAATCACCTTAAAGTTGTTGCGCTTCACTCAGTAGGGTTTGATGGAGTGGACATAAAAGCGGCTACAGAAAATGGTGTACCTGTGGGAAATACGCCCAATGTTTTAAATAAAGCTACTGCTGAAACTGCCTTATTGCTGATGTTGACAGTTGCTCGTAAAGCGCTTTACCTACATAATAAAATAAAAAAGGGAGAATGGGGAGCCTCGCAGCCTACCCAGGACCTTGGCTTTGATTTAGCTGGGAAAACCCTCGGGATTGTTGGTTTAGGGAGAATAGGTACAGAGCTTGCGAAAATTGTTACCCAATCCTGGGGAATGAAAATTCTCTATCACAACCGAAGCACAAATGATGAAGCAGAGAAAGAACTTGGAGCTAAGAAGGTAAGTATGGATGAGCTTTTGGTTCAAAGTGATGTGGTCTCCGTACATACAGCACTTACCCCAGAAACAAAAGGCATGTTTGGGATGGAGCAGTTCAAGAAAATGAAACCTACAGCAATATTTATCAATACTGCACGTGGAGGCGTACATAAGGAAGATGAGCTTACTGAAGCCTTGCGACAGCGGATCATATGGGGAGCTGGCCTTGATGTAACCAACCCTGAACCCATGTCAAAGGACAATCCGCTATTGGAAATGGAGAATGCGGTTGTATTTCCACATATAGGTTCAGCTACAAAAGAAACCAGAGATGAAATGTCCAGGTGCGCTGTAGAGAATGTCATAGCGGGGCTGAAAGGAGATCCTTTGCCATATCCTGTAAACCCAGAAGTGTGCCAAGGGAAATAG
- a CDS encoding M42 family metallopeptidase, giving the protein MDTNEKFLYKYLNNASPTGFEASGQQIWLDYIKPFVDDYFTDPYGTAVGVINPDAEYKVVIEAHADEISWFVNYITPEGYIYVIRNGGSDHMIAPSMRVNIHTDKGIVPGVFGWPAIHVRDKAKEETPKMENIFIDIGARSKDEVLEMGVHVGCVITFKDELTELNKKFYTGRALDNRIGGFMIAEVARLLKQDNIKLPFGLYIVNAVQEEIGLRGAEMIAARIKPDVAIITDVCHDTTAPMYSKIASGDYTAGKGPVLTCGAAVHKKLLDLIIDTAKKEDIPFQRSASSRSTGTDTDAFAYSNGGVPAALISLPLKYMHTTVETASKEDIENVIGLMLAFLKNFDQKFDFRYVK; this is encoded by the coding sequence ATGGATACTAACGAAAAATTTCTTTACAAATACCTTAACAATGCCTCACCAACAGGCTTTGAAGCTTCAGGTCAACAGATCTGGTTGGATTATATAAAACCTTTTGTGGATGATTATTTTACAGATCCTTACGGAACAGCAGTAGGTGTCATCAATCCCGATGCAGAGTACAAGGTAGTTATAGAAGCCCATGCTGATGAGATTAGCTGGTTTGTCAATTATATCACCCCAGAGGGTTATATCTATGTGATCAGAAATGGTGGTTCAGACCATATGATCGCTCCCTCTATGCGTGTCAATATCCATACCGACAAAGGAATTGTACCTGGTGTTTTTGGCTGGCCAGCCATTCATGTCAGAGACAAAGCAAAAGAGGAGACACCTAAAATGGAAAATATTTTCATTGATATTGGAGCAAGGTCAAAAGATGAGGTCTTGGAAATGGGGGTTCATGTGGGTTGTGTCATTACTTTTAAGGATGAGTTGACCGAATTGAATAAAAAGTTTTATACTGGACGTGCCCTAGATAATCGCATCGGTGGTTTTATGATTGCGGAAGTGGCCAGATTATTGAAGCAGGACAATATTAAATTGCCTTTTGGTTTGTATATCGTCAATGCTGTTCAAGAAGAAATAGGCTTGCGAGGAGCGGAGATGATTGCTGCTCGAATTAAGCCTGATGTGGCGATTATCACTGATGTTTGTCACGATACTACGGCTCCAATGTACAGCAAAATTGCCAGTGGGGATTATACTGCTGGAAAAGGCCCGGTGCTAACCTGTGGTGCTGCAGTACATAAAAAATTATTGGATTTAATCATTGATACCGCTAAGAAAGAGGATATCCCTTTTCAAAGATCAGCTTCTTCAAGAAGTACAGGTACTGATACAGATGCATTTGCTTACTCCAATGGAGGTGTACCAGCGGCTTTGATCTCATTGCCTTTAAAATACATGCATACTACTGTAGAAACGGCTAGTAAGGAGGATATCGAAAATGTGATTGGCTTAATGCTTGCCTTTTTAAAGAATTTTGATCAAAAATTTGATTTTAGGTACGTTAAATAA
- a CDS encoding DUF2911 domain-containing protein — protein sequence MMRYIIIVTILIFATFQVRGQGVDFNFPSFSPKGSISQIVGNTLIAIEYERPSARKREVFGGLVPWGKVWRTGAGNCTKIRFDHEVMVGGQKVAAGSYSIFTIPNPKEWVVIFNSDTTLYGTYDYDYHKDAARFVVVPSVTSRFYETLNFDIELQQHDARVYLSCANTEVNFPIETRTNGIIQQFIEEELLTGKNTVADNYAGAAAYLAFSEIDLKTALKLADIAKDLDRDSEWTSGIKIGIYEKLMLYASTIFTLTILFVTLSQLI from the coding sequence ATGATGCGATATATTATAATTGTGACAATACTAATTTTCGCAACCTTTCAAGTTAGAGGGCAAGGCGTAGATTTTAACTTTCCCTCTTTTAGTCCCAAAGGGAGTATTTCTCAGATTGTGGGAAATACCTTGATTGCAATTGAATACGAAAGGCCTTCAGCCAGAAAGCGAGAGGTTTTTGGAGGATTAGTCCCTTGGGGTAAAGTCTGGCGCACAGGAGCGGGGAATTGTACCAAAATACGATTTGACCATGAGGTTATGGTTGGAGGTCAAAAAGTGGCTGCTGGCAGTTACTCCATTTTTACCATTCCCAATCCAAAAGAATGGGTAGTAATATTCAATTCTGACACTACCCTTTATGGGACTTATGACTATGATTACCATAAAGATGCAGCCCGATTTGTAGTGGTTCCTTCCGTAACAAGTCGTTTTTATGAGACTTTAAATTTCGATATTGAATTGCAACAGCACGATGCCCGGGTTTACTTATCTTGTGCTAATACTGAGGTCAATTTTCCTATTGAAACAAGGACAAATGGAATTATTCAACAATTTATAGAAGAGGAACTACTGACCGGTAAAAATACGGTGGCGGATAATTATGCTGGTGCAGCGGCTTATTTGGCTTTTAGTGAGATTGATTTGAAAACGGCACTGAAATTGGCAGATATAGCAAAAGACCTGGATAGGGACAGTGAATGGACTAGTGGCATAAAGATAGGTATCTATGAAAAGTTAATGCTTTATGCCAGCACTATTTTTACCCTAACAATCTTGTTTGTAACTTTATCCCAATTGATTTGA
- a CDS encoding TfoX/Sxy family protein produces the protein MAYDEHLGDRIRQFLQTKKIFFIDKKMMGGLVFMVNGKMCCGIHIDKKYGDSLLMAKIGPEAYESEIKKEVCLPMDFTGRPMKGYIFIIPEGFDRDSDLEYWIDKALSFNSSIK, from the coding sequence ATGGCATATGATGAACATTTAGGCGATCGAATCCGACAATTCCTACAAACAAAAAAAATCTTTTTTATTGACAAGAAAATGATGGGAGGATTGGTTTTTATGGTCAATGGTAAAATGTGTTGCGGCATCCATATTGATAAAAAATATGGAGACAGTCTTCTAATGGCGAAGATTGGACCAGAAGCTTACGAATCAGAGATAAAAAAAGAGGTTTGCCTACCAATGGATTTTACCGGTAGACCTATGAAAGGCTATATTTTCATAATTCCAGAAGGATTTGATAGGGATTCTGATTTAGAATATTGGATTGATAAAGCTTTGTCATTCAATAGCTCGATTAAATAA